Proteins from a single region of Juglans microcarpa x Juglans regia isolate MS1-56 chromosome 5S, Jm3101_v1.0, whole genome shotgun sequence:
- the LOC121267467 gene encoding sister chromatid cohesion protein PDS5 homolog B isoform X1 produces MAQKLQQQLKEVGSKLETPPSTKDALVRLLKQAATCLSELDQSPSAPVLESMQPFLNAIVKPELLKHQDRDVKLLVATCICEITRITAPEAPYNDDVLKDIFRLIVGTFSGLSDTGGPSFGRRVVILETMAKYRSCVVMLDLECDDLVNEMFSTFFAVARDDHPESVLSSMQTIMVVLLEESEDVGEGLLFVILTVLGRNKSDVFMAARRLAMNVIESCAVKLEAGIKQFLISSISGDNRSVNSHIDHHEVIYDIYRCAPQILLGVVPYLTGELLTDQLDTRIKAVSLVGDLFSLPGVAISEAFQPIFSEFLKRLADRVVEVRMCVLEHVKSCLLSDPLRAEVPQIISALCDRLLDFDENVRKQVVAVICDVACHALNAIPLETVKLVAERLRDKSLLVKKYTMERLAEIFKVYCMKCSDGSINPDNFDWIPGKILRCFYDKDFRSDTIESVLCGSLFPIEMSIKDRVRHWVRVFSGFDKVEVKSLEKILEQKQRLQQEMQRYLSLRQMNQGGDAPEVQKKVLYCFRIMSRSFADPVKAEENYQILDQLKDANIWKILTNLVDPNTSFQQACTFRDDLLRILGEKHRLYDFLSTLSVKCSYMLFNKEHVKEITLEAGTQKSAGNMQYTQSCMNILGILACFSPLLLGGAEGELVNLLKDDDEIIKEGVLHVLAKAGGTIREQLASSSSSIDLILERICIEGSRRQAKYAVHALAAITKDDGLKSLSVLYKRLVDMLEEKRHLPAILQSLGCIAETAMPVFETRESEIEDFIINKILKCSNKAEDDAKGSWDDKSELCLLKIFGIKTMVKSFLPVKDAHLRPGIDVLLDILRNILSFGEISEDIESSLVDKAHLRLASAKAVLHLSKYWDEKIPVDIFHLTLWTSEIRFPQAKKQFLGKVYQYIKDRYLDAKYACAFLFNIIGSKPLEFEEERQNLADIIQMYHQTKARQISMQCDGNSLTAYPEFILPYFVHALAHHSCPNIEECKDVKAFDLIYRQLHLIISMLVRGDEEAKSEAGTTKEKEREIISVICSIFQSIKCSEDIVDAAKSKNSHAICDLGLSITKRLAPKEDDSQWSTVLVSLPSMLYKLFEKNEGDDSVASDGQTWLADENVLTHFESLKLENDEEVFSEVAQDEELKPGEIDGNEMPLGKMLKRLKPQGTKAKKVKKNKSLPAEAKTAQNDVDILEMVREINLGNLGVSNKFESSNGHQYFPSKKTKMDLKQEKGKKRKASDATSVMVLKRPRSSSAHTAFRTPTGISKAPLRASEDATIKVRIIHLIQSIETDPDISSDSKGKMSTQKKMIEGAESDLSVPSLRKNESVHAKHKGKFSDRGHNDEANELGEANDSDMGKPDVLTETDQIDISSNVKSPIGSSRKQKRKSIAGFAKCTSKAGGRDIEDLIGCRIKVWWPMDKRFYQGTVKSYDPLKRKHVVLYDDGDVEVLRIEKERWELIDNGRKSSKHKQKLNSSNGPLSKEVSPRKQNKNSGGSRLNKESIKNVKGKRTPKRNLKHVLKGASKSELGEAEDKGDSDISNPEPATTSKANEMNAGDSEGEKAERLDENLTDKEESETEGKSSKTKQLEDMEKSLHHPDESDGEKPDFEGRRAEDVKSVPQDSENDDEEKSHSEDKEADESSSAVKEGANEEDKSDSEGSQETNRSSPMKQEKSRVTSANPSGAHHVEDSDDEPLMRWKHRAGKKGSRQVG; encoded by the exons CAAGCTGCAACATGTCTCTCTGAGTTGGATCAATCACCATCGGCTCCAGTCTTGGAGTCGATGCAGCCTTTTCTTAATGCAATTGTAAAGCCAGAATTGCTGAAGCATCAAGATAGGGATGTCAAGCTTTTAGTTGCAACATGTATTTGTGAGATAACCCGCATTACTGCACCTGAAGCCCCTTACAATGATGATGTTctaaag GATATATTTCGCCTGATTGTAGGCACTTTTAGTGGGTTAAGCGATACCGGTGGTCCATCATTCGGTAGGAGAGTGGTTATCTTGGAGACTATGGCAAAATATAGGTCATGTGTTGTAATGTTGGATCTCGAATGCGATGATTTGGTGAATGAGATGTTCAGTACATTTTTTGCCGTTGCCAG GGATGATCATCCAGAAAGTGTTCTGTCATCAATGCAAACAATCATGGTTGTTCTCTTAGAAGAGAGTGAGGATGTCGGGGAGggtcttttatttgttatattgaCTGTATTGGGTCGTAACAAAAGT GATGTTTTTATGGCTGCGAGGAGGCTTGCAATGAATGTCATAGAGAGCTGTGCTGTAAAACTTGAAGCTGGCATAAAGCAATTCCTTATATCATCAATTTCGGGAGATAACCGGTCGGTGAACAGTCACATTGACCACCATGAAGTTATTTATGATATATATCGCTGTGCTCCACAGATCTTATTAGGAGTTGTACCTTACCTTACAGGAGAGCTACTG ACTGATCAGCTAGATACTCGTATAAAAGCAGTGAGTTTAGTTGGAGACCTCTTTTCTCTGCCAGGAGTTGCTATCTCTGAAGCCTTTCAGCCAATCTTTTCAGAGTTTTTGAAGAGGTTGGCTGACAGAGTTGTTGAGGTTCGAATGTGTGTCCTCGAACATGTCAAGAGCTGTCTGCTGTCTGATCCATTAAGAGCTGAAGTTCCACAAATTATTT CTGCACTTTGTGACCGGTTGTTGGACTTCGATGAAAATGTTCGTAAACAAGTTGTTGCTGTAATCTGTGATGTGGCATGCCACGCACTAAATGCTATTCCACTTGAAACTGTGAAACTTGTTGCCGAGCGCCTTCGGGACAAATCT CTGCTTGTTAAAAAGTATACCATGGAGAGGTTGGCTGAAATATTCAAGGTTTATTGCATGAAGTGTTCCGATGGCTCAATCAATCCTGATAATTTTGATTGGATACCTGGCAAGATTTTAAGGTGTTTTTATGACAAAGATTTTag ATCAGATACAATTGAGTCCGTTCTGTGTGGGTCTCTGTTCCCAATTGAGATGTCCATCAAAGATAGAGTTCGACATTGGGTAAGAGTCTTCTCGGGATTTGATAAAGTGGAAGTGAAGTCCCTCGAGAAAATACTGGAGCAGAAGCAGAG GTTACAACAAGAGATGCAGAGGTATCTGTCTCTTAGGCAAATGAATCAG GGTGGTGATGCTCCTGAGGTCCAAAAAAAAGTCCTTTATTGCTTCCGAATTATGTCTCGCTCATTTGCTGATCCTGTAAAGGCTGAAGAGAATTACCAGATTCTTGATCAGTTGAAAGATGCTAATATATGGAAGATTTTGACAAATCTTGTTGATCCAAACACTAGCTTTCAACAAGCTTGTACTTTTCGG GATGATTTACTGAGGATACTTGGCGAGAAACATCGACTTTATGATTTTTTGAGTACTCTCTCTGTTAAGTGTTCTTATATGCTTTTCAACAAGGAGCATGTGAAAGAAATAACTCTGGAGGCTGGCACACAAAAGTCAGCTGGAAATATGCAATATACTCAATCTTGTATGAACATACTAGGG ATTCTTGCATGCTTTAGTCCATTGTTACTTGGTGGGGCTGAAGGGGAATTGGTGAACCTTCTtaaagatgatgatgaaattataaaagaagGTGTTTTGCATGTTCTAGCTAAGGCTGGCGGTACCATAAGAGAACAATTGGCAAGTTCATCGAG TTCCATTGACCTTATATTGGAGAGAATATGTATAGAAGGCAGTCGAAGACAGGCCAAGTATGCTGTACATGCGCTGGCAGCCATAACAAAGGATGATGGACTCAAGTCACTTTCTGTATTATACAAG AGACTTGTGGATATGTTGGAGGAGAAGAGACATTTGCCTGCTATTCTACAATCTCTAGGGTGTATAGCAGAGACTGCAATGCCAGTTTTTGAAACTAGAGAGAGtgaaattgaagattttataataaacaaaattttgaagtGCAGTAAT AAAGCAGAAGATGATGCAAAAGGATCTTGGGATGACAAAAGTGAACTTTGTTTATTGAAG ATATTTGGTATCAAGACAATGGTTAAGAGTTTTTTGCCTGTTAAAGATGCCCATCTTCGTCCTGGCATTGATGTTCTTCTGGATATTCTAAGAAacatactttcttttggagagATATCAGAAGACATAGAATCAAG TTTAGTTGATAAGGCCCATTTGAGGCTTGCTTCGGCAAAAGCGGTTCTTCATTTGTCCAAGTACTGGGATGAGAAGATACCTGTTGATATCTTTCACTTGACCTTGTGGACATCAGAG ATTAGGTTCCCTCAAGCTAAAAAACAATTCCTGGGCAAGGTCTATCAGTATATAAAGGATCGGTATTTGGATGCAAAATATGCTTGTGCATTCTTATTTAACATCATCGGATCCAAGCCACTAGAGTTTGAAGAG GAGAGACAGAATCTTGCTGACATTATTCAAATGTATCACCAAACAAAGGCTCGACAAATCTCTATGCAATGTGATGGAAATTCCTTGACAGCATATCCTGAATTCATCCTCCCATACTTTGTTCATGCTCTTGCTCATCATTCATGTCCTAATATTGAAGAATGCAAGGATGTCAAAGCATTTGATCTTATATACAG GCAATTGCACTTGATTATTTCCATGCTGGTGCGTGGAGATGAAGAAGCCAAGTCAGAAGCTGGTACCAccaaggagaaagagagggaaattATTTCTGTTATTTGCTCTATCTTTCAAAGTATCAAGTGCTCTGAGGATATAGTTGATGCAGCAAAATCAAAG AACTCACATGCTATTTGTGACCTTGGGTTGTCAATCACCAAGCGCCTAGCCCCAAAGGAGGATGACTCACAATGGTCGACTGTGTTGGTCTCCCTTCCCTCTATGCTTTACAAATTGTTTGaaaagaatgaaggagatgactCTGTG GCCAGTGATGGGCAAACCTGGTTGGCTGATGAAAACGTCTTGACTCACTTTGAGTCACTTAagttagaaaatgatgaagag GTGTTTTCTGAAGTAGCTCAGGATGAAGAACTGAAACCTGGTGAAATAGATGGAAATGAAATGCCTCTGGGAAAAATGCTAAAACGCTTGAAACCTCAAGGGACCAAGGCTAAAAAGGTGAAAAAGAACAAGTCTTTACCAGCTGAAGCAAAAACTGCTCAAAATGATGTTGATATCTTGGAAATGGTGAGGGAAATAAACTTAGGTAACTTGGGTGTGTCTAATAAATTTGAATCAAGCAATGGTCATCAATATTTCCCgagtaagaaaacaaaaatggatCTGAAGCAGGAGAAaggtaagaaaagaaaagctagTGATGCAACATCTGTTATGGTACTGAAACGCCCGAGGTCATCCTCAGCTCACACTGCTTTCAGAACACCAACAGGTATTTCAAAAGCTCCTTTAAGAGCTTCAGAGGATGCCACTATTAAAGTAAGAATTATTCACTTAATTCAATCCATTGAAACAGATCCAGACATCAGCTCTgattcaaaaggaaaaatgtccACCCAGAAGAAAATGATTGAGGGTGCTGAGTCAGACTTGTCGGTACCTTCCCTTCGAAAGAACGAAAGCGTCCATGCAAAACATAAAGGAAAATTCTCTGACCGTGGTCATAATGATGAGGCAAATGAATTGGGAGAAGCAAATGACAGTGACATGGGG AAGCCTGATGTGCTGACAGAGACTGATCAAATTGACATAAGTAGTAATGTTAAGTCTCCTATCGGGTCTAGCAGGAAGCAGAAAAGGAAAAGCATTGCAGGATTTGCAAAG TGCACATCGAAGGCTGGTGGACGAGATATCGAAGACTTGATTGGTTGCAGAATAAAAGTTTGGTGGCCCATGGATAAGCG GTTCTATCAAGGCACGGTTAAGTCTTACGATCCTCTAAAACGGAAGCATGTG GTTTTGTACGATGATGGAGATGTGGAAGTTCTCCGTATAGAAAAGGAGCGCTGGGAGCTCATTGACAATGGTCGCAAGTCTTCAAAG CATAAGCAGAAGTTAAATTCATCGAATGGCCCTCTTTCAAAAGAAGT GTCACCTAggaagcaaaataaaaattcagGTGGCTCACGTTTGAATAAGGAATCAATTAAGAA TGTTAAAGGGAAAAGAACtccaaaaagaaatttgaagcaTGTACTAAAGGGTGCATCAAAAAGTGAGTTGGGTGAAGCTGAGGACAAAGGGGATTCTGATATATCAAATCCTGAACCCGCCACAACGTCTAAAGCTAATGAAATGAACGCAG GTGATTCAGAAGGCGAAAAAGCTGAAAGACTGGATGAGAACCTAACAGACAAGGAGGAATCTGAGACGGAGGGGAAGtcatcaaaaacaaaacaattagaAGACATGGAGAAGAGCCTGCATCATCCAGATGAATCTGATGGAGAAAAACCTGATTTTGAAGGAAGAAGAGCTGAAGATGTCAAGAGTGTCCCACAAGATAGTGAAAATGATGATGAGGAGAAATCTCATTCAGAAGATAAAGAAGCAGATGAATCAAGCAGTGCCGTAAAAGAGGGAGCTAATGAAGAGGACAAATCAGATTCAGAAGGAAGTCAAGAAACCAATAGAAGTAGTCCCATGAAGCAGGAGAAATCTCGAGTAACGTCTGCAAATCCTTCAGGTGCTCATCATGTTGAAGATTCGGACGATGAGCCTCTT ATGAGGTGGAAGCATCGAGCAGGAAAAAAAGGCTCAAGACAGGTAGGGTAA
- the LOC121267467 gene encoding sister chromatid cohesion protein PDS5 homolog B isoform X2, producing MAQKLQQQLKEVGSKLETPPSTKDALVRLLKQAATCLSELDQSPSAPVLESMQPFLNAIVKPELLKHQDRDVKLLVATCICEITRITAPEAPYNDDVLKDIFRLIVGTFSGLSDTGGPSFGRRVVILETMAKYRSCVVMLDLECDDLVNEMFSTFFAVARDDHPESVLSSMQTIMVVLLEESEDVGEGLLFVILTVLGRNKSDVFMAARRLAMNVIESCAVKLEAGIKQFLISSISGDNRSVNSHIDHHEVIYDIYRCAPQILLGVVPYLTGELLTDQLDTRIKAVSLVGDLFSLPGVAISEAFQPIFSEFLKRLADRVVEVRMCVLEHVKSCLLSDPLRAEVPQIISALCDRLLDFDENVRKQVVAVICDVACHALNAIPLETVKLVAERLRDKSLLVKKYTMERLAEIFKVYCMKCSDGSINPDNFDWIPGKILRCFYDKDFRSDTIESVLCGSLFPIEMSIKDRVRHWVRVFSGFDKVEVKSLEKILEQKQRLQQEMQRYLSLRQMNQGGDAPEVQKKVLYCFRIMSRSFADPVKAEENYQILDQLKDANIWKILTNLVDPNTSFQQACTFRDDLLRILGEKHRLYDFLSTLSVKCSYMLFNKEHVKEITLEAGTQKSAGNMQYTQSCMNILGILACFSPLLLGGAEGELVNLLKDDDEIIKEGVLHVLAKAGGTIREQLASSSSSIDLILERICIEGSRRQAKYAVHALAAITKDDGLKSLSVLYKRLVDMLEEKRHLPAILQSLGCIAETAMPVFETRESEIEDFIINKILKCSNKAEDDAKGSWDDKSELCLLKIFGIKTMVKSFLPVKDAHLRPGIDVLLDILRNILSFGEISEDIESSLVDKAHLRLASAKAVLHLSKYWDEKIPVDIFHLTLWTSEIRFPQAKKQFLGKVYQYIKDRYLDAKYACAFLFNIIGSKPLEFEEERQNLADIIQMYHQTKARQISMQCDGNSLTAYPEFILPYFVHALAHHSCPNIEECKDVKAFDLIYRQLHLIISMLVRGDEEAKSEAGTTKEKEREIISVICSIFQSIKCSEDIVDAAKSKNSHAICDLGLSITKRLAPKEDDSQWSTVLVSLPSMLYKLFEKNEGDDSVASDGQTWLADENVLTHFESLKLENDEEVFSEVAQDEELKPGEIDGNEMPLGKMLKRLKPQGTKAKKVKKNKSLPAEAKTAQNDVDILEMVREINLGNLGVSNKFESSNGHQYFPSKKTKMDLKQEKGKKRKASDATSVMVLKRPRSSSAHTAFRTPTDPDISSDSKGKMSTQKKMIEGAESDLSVPSLRKNESVHAKHKGKFSDRGHNDEANELGEANDSDMGKPDVLTETDQIDISSNVKSPIGSSRKQKRKSIAGFAKCTSKAGGRDIEDLIGCRIKVWWPMDKRFYQGTVKSYDPLKRKHVVLYDDGDVEVLRIEKERWELIDNGRKSSKHKQKLNSSNGPLSKEVSPRKQNKNSGGSRLNKESIKNVKGKRTPKRNLKHVLKGASKSELGEAEDKGDSDISNPEPATTSKANEMNAGDSEGEKAERLDENLTDKEESETEGKSSKTKQLEDMEKSLHHPDESDGEKPDFEGRRAEDVKSVPQDSENDDEEKSHSEDKEADESSSAVKEGANEEDKSDSEGSQETNRSSPMKQEKSRVTSANPSGAHHVEDSDDEPLMRWKHRAGKKGSRQVG from the exons CAAGCTGCAACATGTCTCTCTGAGTTGGATCAATCACCATCGGCTCCAGTCTTGGAGTCGATGCAGCCTTTTCTTAATGCAATTGTAAAGCCAGAATTGCTGAAGCATCAAGATAGGGATGTCAAGCTTTTAGTTGCAACATGTATTTGTGAGATAACCCGCATTACTGCACCTGAAGCCCCTTACAATGATGATGTTctaaag GATATATTTCGCCTGATTGTAGGCACTTTTAGTGGGTTAAGCGATACCGGTGGTCCATCATTCGGTAGGAGAGTGGTTATCTTGGAGACTATGGCAAAATATAGGTCATGTGTTGTAATGTTGGATCTCGAATGCGATGATTTGGTGAATGAGATGTTCAGTACATTTTTTGCCGTTGCCAG GGATGATCATCCAGAAAGTGTTCTGTCATCAATGCAAACAATCATGGTTGTTCTCTTAGAAGAGAGTGAGGATGTCGGGGAGggtcttttatttgttatattgaCTGTATTGGGTCGTAACAAAAGT GATGTTTTTATGGCTGCGAGGAGGCTTGCAATGAATGTCATAGAGAGCTGTGCTGTAAAACTTGAAGCTGGCATAAAGCAATTCCTTATATCATCAATTTCGGGAGATAACCGGTCGGTGAACAGTCACATTGACCACCATGAAGTTATTTATGATATATATCGCTGTGCTCCACAGATCTTATTAGGAGTTGTACCTTACCTTACAGGAGAGCTACTG ACTGATCAGCTAGATACTCGTATAAAAGCAGTGAGTTTAGTTGGAGACCTCTTTTCTCTGCCAGGAGTTGCTATCTCTGAAGCCTTTCAGCCAATCTTTTCAGAGTTTTTGAAGAGGTTGGCTGACAGAGTTGTTGAGGTTCGAATGTGTGTCCTCGAACATGTCAAGAGCTGTCTGCTGTCTGATCCATTAAGAGCTGAAGTTCCACAAATTATTT CTGCACTTTGTGACCGGTTGTTGGACTTCGATGAAAATGTTCGTAAACAAGTTGTTGCTGTAATCTGTGATGTGGCATGCCACGCACTAAATGCTATTCCACTTGAAACTGTGAAACTTGTTGCCGAGCGCCTTCGGGACAAATCT CTGCTTGTTAAAAAGTATACCATGGAGAGGTTGGCTGAAATATTCAAGGTTTATTGCATGAAGTGTTCCGATGGCTCAATCAATCCTGATAATTTTGATTGGATACCTGGCAAGATTTTAAGGTGTTTTTATGACAAAGATTTTag ATCAGATACAATTGAGTCCGTTCTGTGTGGGTCTCTGTTCCCAATTGAGATGTCCATCAAAGATAGAGTTCGACATTGGGTAAGAGTCTTCTCGGGATTTGATAAAGTGGAAGTGAAGTCCCTCGAGAAAATACTGGAGCAGAAGCAGAG GTTACAACAAGAGATGCAGAGGTATCTGTCTCTTAGGCAAATGAATCAG GGTGGTGATGCTCCTGAGGTCCAAAAAAAAGTCCTTTATTGCTTCCGAATTATGTCTCGCTCATTTGCTGATCCTGTAAAGGCTGAAGAGAATTACCAGATTCTTGATCAGTTGAAAGATGCTAATATATGGAAGATTTTGACAAATCTTGTTGATCCAAACACTAGCTTTCAACAAGCTTGTACTTTTCGG GATGATTTACTGAGGATACTTGGCGAGAAACATCGACTTTATGATTTTTTGAGTACTCTCTCTGTTAAGTGTTCTTATATGCTTTTCAACAAGGAGCATGTGAAAGAAATAACTCTGGAGGCTGGCACACAAAAGTCAGCTGGAAATATGCAATATACTCAATCTTGTATGAACATACTAGGG ATTCTTGCATGCTTTAGTCCATTGTTACTTGGTGGGGCTGAAGGGGAATTGGTGAACCTTCTtaaagatgatgatgaaattataaaagaagGTGTTTTGCATGTTCTAGCTAAGGCTGGCGGTACCATAAGAGAACAATTGGCAAGTTCATCGAG TTCCATTGACCTTATATTGGAGAGAATATGTATAGAAGGCAGTCGAAGACAGGCCAAGTATGCTGTACATGCGCTGGCAGCCATAACAAAGGATGATGGACTCAAGTCACTTTCTGTATTATACAAG AGACTTGTGGATATGTTGGAGGAGAAGAGACATTTGCCTGCTATTCTACAATCTCTAGGGTGTATAGCAGAGACTGCAATGCCAGTTTTTGAAACTAGAGAGAGtgaaattgaagattttataataaacaaaattttgaagtGCAGTAAT AAAGCAGAAGATGATGCAAAAGGATCTTGGGATGACAAAAGTGAACTTTGTTTATTGAAG ATATTTGGTATCAAGACAATGGTTAAGAGTTTTTTGCCTGTTAAAGATGCCCATCTTCGTCCTGGCATTGATGTTCTTCTGGATATTCTAAGAAacatactttcttttggagagATATCAGAAGACATAGAATCAAG TTTAGTTGATAAGGCCCATTTGAGGCTTGCTTCGGCAAAAGCGGTTCTTCATTTGTCCAAGTACTGGGATGAGAAGATACCTGTTGATATCTTTCACTTGACCTTGTGGACATCAGAG ATTAGGTTCCCTCAAGCTAAAAAACAATTCCTGGGCAAGGTCTATCAGTATATAAAGGATCGGTATTTGGATGCAAAATATGCTTGTGCATTCTTATTTAACATCATCGGATCCAAGCCACTAGAGTTTGAAGAG GAGAGACAGAATCTTGCTGACATTATTCAAATGTATCACCAAACAAAGGCTCGACAAATCTCTATGCAATGTGATGGAAATTCCTTGACAGCATATCCTGAATTCATCCTCCCATACTTTGTTCATGCTCTTGCTCATCATTCATGTCCTAATATTGAAGAATGCAAGGATGTCAAAGCATTTGATCTTATATACAG GCAATTGCACTTGATTATTTCCATGCTGGTGCGTGGAGATGAAGAAGCCAAGTCAGAAGCTGGTACCAccaaggagaaagagagggaaattATTTCTGTTATTTGCTCTATCTTTCAAAGTATCAAGTGCTCTGAGGATATAGTTGATGCAGCAAAATCAAAG AACTCACATGCTATTTGTGACCTTGGGTTGTCAATCACCAAGCGCCTAGCCCCAAAGGAGGATGACTCACAATGGTCGACTGTGTTGGTCTCCCTTCCCTCTATGCTTTACAAATTGTTTGaaaagaatgaaggagatgactCTGTG GCCAGTGATGGGCAAACCTGGTTGGCTGATGAAAACGTCTTGACTCACTTTGAGTCACTTAagttagaaaatgatgaagag GTGTTTTCTGAAGTAGCTCAGGATGAAGAACTGAAACCTGGTGAAATAGATGGAAATGAAATGCCTCTGGGAAAAATGCTAAAACGCTTGAAACCTCAAGGGACCAAGGCTAAAAAGGTGAAAAAGAACAAGTCTTTACCAGCTGAAGCAAAAACTGCTCAAAATGATGTTGATATCTTGGAAATGGTGAGGGAAATAAACTTAGGTAACTTGGGTGTGTCTAATAAATTTGAATCAAGCAATGGTCATCAATATTTCCCgagtaagaaaacaaaaatggatCTGAAGCAGGAGAAaggtaagaaaagaaaagctagTGATGCAACATCTGTTATGGTACTGAAACGCCCGAGGTCATCCTCAGCTCACACTGCTTTCAGAACACCAACAG ATCCAGACATCAGCTCTgattcaaaaggaaaaatgtccACCCAGAAGAAAATGATTGAGGGTGCTGAGTCAGACTTGTCGGTACCTTCCCTTCGAAAGAACGAAAGCGTCCATGCAAAACATAAAGGAAAATTCTCTGACCGTGGTCATAATGATGAGGCAAATGAATTGGGAGAAGCAAATGACAGTGACATGGGG AAGCCTGATGTGCTGACAGAGACTGATCAAATTGACATAAGTAGTAATGTTAAGTCTCCTATCGGGTCTAGCAGGAAGCAGAAAAGGAAAAGCATTGCAGGATTTGCAAAG TGCACATCGAAGGCTGGTGGACGAGATATCGAAGACTTGATTGGTTGCAGAATAAAAGTTTGGTGGCCCATGGATAAGCG GTTCTATCAAGGCACGGTTAAGTCTTACGATCCTCTAAAACGGAAGCATGTG GTTTTGTACGATGATGGAGATGTGGAAGTTCTCCGTATAGAAAAGGAGCGCTGGGAGCTCATTGACAATGGTCGCAAGTCTTCAAAG CATAAGCAGAAGTTAAATTCATCGAATGGCCCTCTTTCAAAAGAAGT GTCACCTAggaagcaaaataaaaattcagGTGGCTCACGTTTGAATAAGGAATCAATTAAGAA TGTTAAAGGGAAAAGAACtccaaaaagaaatttgaagcaTGTACTAAAGGGTGCATCAAAAAGTGAGTTGGGTGAAGCTGAGGACAAAGGGGATTCTGATATATCAAATCCTGAACCCGCCACAACGTCTAAAGCTAATGAAATGAACGCAG GTGATTCAGAAGGCGAAAAAGCTGAAAGACTGGATGAGAACCTAACAGACAAGGAGGAATCTGAGACGGAGGGGAAGtcatcaaaaacaaaacaattagaAGACATGGAGAAGAGCCTGCATCATCCAGATGAATCTGATGGAGAAAAACCTGATTTTGAAGGAAGAAGAGCTGAAGATGTCAAGAGTGTCCCACAAGATAGTGAAAATGATGATGAGGAGAAATCTCATTCAGAAGATAAAGAAGCAGATGAATCAAGCAGTGCCGTAAAAGAGGGAGCTAATGAAGAGGACAAATCAGATTCAGAAGGAAGTCAAGAAACCAATAGAAGTAGTCCCATGAAGCAGGAGAAATCTCGAGTAACGTCTGCAAATCCTTCAGGTGCTCATCATGTTGAAGATTCGGACGATGAGCCTCTT ATGAGGTGGAAGCATCGAGCAGGAAAAAAAGGCTCAAGACAGGTAGGGTAA